A single genomic interval of Paralichthys olivaceus isolate ysfri-2021 chromosome 7, ASM2471397v2, whole genome shotgun sequence harbors:
- the ldha gene encoding L-lactate dehydrogenase A chain, whose translation MSTKEKLISHVMKEEPVGSKNKVTVVGVGMVGMASAMSVLLKDLCDELALVDVMEDKLKGEAMDLQHGSLFLKTHKIVADKDYSVTANSKVVVVTAGARQQEGESRLNLVQRNVNIFKFIIPNIVKYSPNCILMVVSNPVDILTYVAWKLSGFPRHRVIGSGTNLDSARFRHLMGEKLHIHPSSCHGWIIGEHGDSSVPVWSGVNVAGVSLQGLNPKMGTEGDSENWKQVHKMVVDGAYEVIKLKGYTSWAIGMSVADLVESILKNMHKVHPVSTLVKGMHGVKDEVFLSIPCVLGNSGLTDVIHMTLKPEEEKQLVKSAETLWGVQKELTL comes from the exons ATGTCCACCAAGGAAAAGCTGATCAGCCATGTGATGAAGGAGGAGCCTGTTGGCAGCAAGAACAAGGTCACAGTGGTGGGCGTTGGCATGGTGGGCATGGCCTCCGCCATGAGCGTCCTGCTGAAG GACTTGTGTGATGAGCTGGCCCTGGTTGATGTGATGGAGGACAAGCTGAAGGGTGAGGCCATGGACCTGCAGCACGGCTCCCTCTTCCTCAAGACGCACAAGATTGTGGCCGACAaag ACTACAGCGTGACAGCCAACTCCAAGGTGGTAGTGGTGACTGCCGGCGCCCGCCAGCAGGAGGGCGAGAGCCGTCTCAACCTGGTGCAGCGTAACGTCAACATTTTCAAGTTCATCATCCCCAACATTGTCAAGTACAGCCCCAACTGCATCCTGATGGTGGTCTCCAACCCAG TGGACATCCTGACCTACGTGGCCTGGAAGCTGAGCGGCTTCCCCCGTCACCGCGTCATTGGCTCTGGCACCAACCTGGACTCCGCCCGTTTCCGCCACCTCATGGGAGAGAAGCTCCACATCCACCCTTCCAGCTGTCACGGCTGGATCATCGGAGAGCACGGAGACTCCAGTG TGCCCGTGTGGAGCGGCGTGAATGTTGCCGGAGTTTCTCTGCAAGGTCTGAACCCAAAAATGGGGACTGAGGGTGACAGCGAGAACTGGAAGCAGGTTCACAAGATGGTGGTTGACGG AGCCTATGAGGTCATCAAGCTGAAGGGCTACACTTCCTGGGCCATTGGCATGTCTGTGGCTGACCTGGTGGAAAGCATCTTGAAGAACATGCACAAAGTTCACCCTGTGTCCACACTGGTCAAG GGCATGCACGGAGTGAAGGATGAGGTCTTCCTCAGCATCCCCTGTGTCCTGGGAAACAGCGGCCTGACAGATGTCATCCACATGACACTGAAGCccgaggaggagaagcagctggTGAAGAGTGCTGAGACCCTGTGGGGTGTACAGAAAGAGCTCACCCTGTGA